From the genome of Vicia villosa cultivar HV-30 ecotype Madison, WI linkage group LG2, Vvil1.0, whole genome shotgun sequence, one region includes:
- the LOC131653948 gene encoding RHOMBOID-like protein 1, with the protein MGGGRDPHGGNVEVNIHSHRDDSAVHNGHGRGSQPSNPPAIHDRDFRLFDRWFPWLVPTFVFANIVLFIVTMYVNDCPKNSFNGSCVGSFLGRFSFQPLKENPLFGPSATTLAKMGALVVDKVVVEHQVWRLLSCIWLHGGAIHVLANMLSLVFIGVRLEQEFGFVRIGILYVVSGFGGTLLSALFIQSGISVGASGALFGLLGGMLSEILINWTIYANKLAALLTLIVIVLINLAVGILPHVDNYAHLGGFGSGFLLGFVLLIRPQFKWISQKRSPAGFGPSVKHKHKSYQYALWVLSFVILAAALIGGCVLLFQGVNLNERCSWCHFLSCVPTSKWSCQEPKLYCETMEIGNQVNITCMSNGRSDIYPLSSTSSSEMQQLCSQLCRG; encoded by the exons ATGGGAGGAGGTAGGGACCCACATGGTGGTAACGTCGAGGTTAACATTCATTCCCACCGTGACGATTCCGCCGTCCATAATGGTCATGGACGTGGGTCTCAACCGTCAAATCCTCCTGCCATTCATGATCGTGATTTCAGGCTGTTTGATCGATGGTTCCCATGGTTGGTTCCAACCTTTGTGTTTGCTAACATTGTTCTGTTTATTGTTACCATGTATGTTAATGATTGTCCTAAGAATTCCTTTAATGGTTCATGTGTTGGTTCTTTCCTTGGAAGATTCTCCTTTCAGCCCCTCAAAGAAAATCCCCTCTTTGGTCCTTCTGCCACTAC ATTAGCGAAGATGGGTGCTCTAGTAGTAGATAAAGTGGTTGTCGAACACCAAGTTTGGCGCCTTCTCTCTTGTATATGGTTGCATGGTGGAGCTATCCATGTACTTGCTAACATGTTAAGTCTTGTTTTTATTGGAGTTCGGCTTGAACAAGAATTTGGATTTG TTAGAATTGGGATTCTGTATGTGGTATCTGGTTTTGGAGGGACTTTGCTGTCTGCTCTATTCATACAATCGGGTATCTCAGTTGGCGCTTCTGGTGCATTGTTCGGCTTACTTGGAGGAATGCTCTCCGAGATTTTGATAAATTGGACAATATATGCCAATAAG TTGGCTGCATTGTTGACTCTAATAGTCATTGTCCTAATCAATTTAGCTGTTGGAATTCTTCCACATGTGGACAATTACGCTCATCTTGGAGGATTCGGTTCCGGGTTTCTTCTTGGATTTGTCCTTCTTATTCGCCCACAGTTTAAATGGATTAGCCAGAAAAGATCTCCCGCTGGATTTGGGCCTTctgtaaaacataaacacaaatcTTATCAATATGCACTTTGGGTTTTGTCTTTCGTAATACTTGCTGCAGC ATTGATCGGGGGGTGTGTTTTGCTCTTTCAAGGTGTTAACTTGAACGAACGTTGCTCGTGGTGTCATTTTTTAAGTTGTGTTCCAACCTCAAAATGGAGTTGTCAAGAACCTAAGCTTTATTGTGAG ACGATGGAAATCGGAAATCAAGTTAACATCACATGCATGAGCAATGGGAGAAGTGACATTTATCCTCTGTCAAGTACTAGCTCTtctgaaatgcaacaactttgtTCGCAACTTTGCCGGGGATAG